In Diceros bicornis minor isolate mBicDic1 chromosome 13, mDicBic1.mat.cur, whole genome shotgun sequence, the sequence tttgaccgtTATGTTCTATTTCAGGCaaatgatacttttttttttccttgagggagatcagtcctgagctaacatccgatgccaatcctcctctttttgctgaggaagattggccctgggctaacacctgtgctcatctgcctctactttatatgggacgccaccacagcatggcttgacaagcggtgcatcggtctacacccgggatccaaacctacgaaccccaggctgccgaagcagagcgcgcacacttaaccactacgctaccaggctggcctggcaaatgattctttttttaatctacagataaattatttattttattattattttcctctacagataaatttatttaaggaaaaaatagtcAATTTAAAGGGACAATATTGAGTTAAACATTCAGGTGGTTCATGGCTATGGCCAATATTACAAAGGTAGCAGACTAGTGACTGATGTTTAGGATACTCTGGCATAGGGTATGAAGCATgtgagggggaaaaaagggggAAGAAGGCTGGAAAGGGGGTCAGATCATGGAAGGCCTGAACACCACAGTAAGGAGTGTGGCTTTTATTCTGTCAACCATGGCAAGGCGTTAACTCAAGAACAGGCGATGAACGTGCCCAGAGCCGAGCTCGGCTGGGCTCGCTCTGGCCTCTGAGTGCAGGGTGAGGGGGAGACTGGAGGCCGGGACAGCACTGGGGAGGCCGTTGTAAGACTCAAGGTGAACAGGTATAGGGCCCTGGACCACGGTCAAGGTGGTCCAACTGAAAGAAAGGAAGGGCTAGATTCTAGAGCCCCCGTCAGGTGTGTCCTAGGGTGCTATCTGGCTGACCTGGGGAGGACAGATTTCTTTTCCAGAGGTGACCAACCTTTCAGCCTCCAGTCCTCCAATCCTCCTCTCCAGCGTTGTTTACTCAGAAAATTCAATAGTCTCTGACTGGGTTTTACTGAGTAAAGGTAACATCAGAAGAGGCCGGCCCACCCCAGTCTCTCCGACCTCGTTAGGGGGAATTGGAAGTGCAATCAGAGAAGATGGAGAAAATCGACTCATGCTTCCTGATTCTGTGTCTCCCCGTGGGAAAAGTCCGCCGTCGGCCTGACCTCTTGTGGCGATCCATTTTATTCCATACGATGAACATCTGATTTTCTAAGACCTTCAGCTTCATTTCACTGAACATAAGCCGTTCAAGGATCTTGTCCTGGAGGGCAAAGCACGTGTGCAGTCTCTCCACTTCTTTTGTGCTCATGACGTTACCGTAGGGTTTGGCTTCCGGGGTCTTTGATTTCTCTGCCTTTTCCTAAACTCCTCACCACCACGAAAAGAGGAAAAGTTGGTTAATACGATAATCCCTTGCCATGCCAGGTGATTTATAAACATCACCTTAATTGATTCTCACAATCAGCCTGCGAGGAGAGCATCTTTGCAGCATTGTGTGGATGAGAGAATTGGGGCCCTGTGAGGGAAGGTCCCTTTCTCAGCATCACCCAGCCTGTGAGAGAGCCCCCAAACTCCCAGGACCCACAGTTGCCTTTGGTTCgtaggaataaatgaaatagccCGCTAATCTGCTCTCACAGAAGACATAAAACCCTCAACCCAAATGTGTCTGTCTGTAGAGCTTGTGCTTTTCCCAATGTGCCTCTCTGAGGGTTTCGTCACGCCTCATGAAATCTCCAACTTCCAAGCCTCGGTGGTCTCATGACATGCTCTAATCTCTATAATCCTCATCTGCCCCCGACACGTTTAATAATaacaaacttaatttttttctttttggattcaGCGACAAACTCCTGgtctttaaaatcatttaaaaaataaatatttcagacaTCCAAAAAACGGTAAATATTACAACAAAGACCCAAGTTCTCACACCAGCTTAAGAAATATCACAAATGTAATTGAAGTCCCCTGTGGATCCCTGTCCTAGAATGTTCCCCTCCCTCCCTGAACCTCATCTCAACTGCAATCCTGAATTTcgtatttattttctctatgcATTTCTCTATACCAGTAGTTCTCAATGGGAGGCAATTTTGCTcttcccaggggacatttggcaatgtctggagacattttggttgtcacaaaagGGGTGAGGGGTGCTATTGGCATCGTGTGGGCGgcggccagggatgctgctcaacatcctacaatgcacagggcagtcctcacaacaaagaattatgtgGCCCAAAATATCAGTCgtgtggaggttgagaagtcctgCCTTAATATACTTTCACTGTACATATGCATCCAGAAACAAGGCAGGATattgttttgtatgttttttaactttatataaaaGACGTCATACTCTAGGTACATGTCTGCTATCTTCATTATTCTATTTGAGATGTATCTATGTTATACATGTATGTTTAGTtcatccattttaattttttccggTTTAAAGTGGTTGTTACTGTTGCCAAAGCGTGTTAACGTCAAACATGAAGTAGGAGAGTCTGGGATGGTCCCTATTTACACCGAGGCAGCTGAAGCCTTGTGAAGGAAGTGCTGCGTCCTCCAACACtcaggagggggctgcaggacaGGGCTTAGACCAGAGTCATGGATCCCTGAGTCTTGCTCCATTATCCTGACGTCTACTCtgtctccccaccccacaatCTAGCTGGAAATATCCCACCACCCTCAGCTGAAGCTAAGGCCCCTCTTGCTCACCTGCTGGGGCTCTGAGGGGGTAAGCTTGAGTTCATACTTGACCAGCCAGTTGCTAAGCAACAGCAGAAGGAATAGGAACCCAAAAAAAGCTGCCTTATAGCTGATCAGCCAAGCCACCAATGCTCCTATGGTGCCTGAGGAAGCAAGTATTCCATGCAGAGTTCTAAAAAGAGACATTAGTTCCCCCAGCATTTTGGCTTGGAGGCACCCGGGCCCCAAGACCCTGCCTCAGTGCCCCTTCTAGGACAGTTGCCCTCCATGACAAGAGTCGTGGCTGCCGCCGCCTCTGGGTTATAAccaactcccctcccccagctgccgCATAACAATATTAACTACTCCTATGTGTTAGGCAGCCACTATGTGCTGGACTTTGACAGACAGTTTGTAAGCATCGCCTCACGTTGTCCTCACAACAGCCAGGTGATGTAGGCCTTAGTgatacttcattcattcaacagtacTTCTGGGCCTAGTCACTGGGAGTAAAATGGCCAGCACCACAAAGCCCCTACTCTCATAGTGAgggagactgcaaagaaaaattatccaaaatttgaaaataaggcCAAAAGATTCTCGTTCACAGTCATACTAGAAGGTTATCTAACTGGCCCACCTGTTGGTCACCTGATGCTTTAGGGGAAGGTAACTTTGACTTACTATTTAATATGATTAGGGTTTTGACTCTGTAAAGTCAGAtgctaacttttaaaaaaatggataagtTGCTCTAGAAATtccgcttctgggtatatagccaaaagaattgaaagcagggtcttcaagagatatttgtacacccattttcatagcagcaatattcacaatagccagaagatggaagcaaccccaaaatccatcaactgatgaatggataaacaaaatgttgtatatacatacaatgggaattatttagccttaaaaaaggaaggaaattctgacacctgctacaacatggatgaactttgaggagattatgctaagtgaaataagccagttacaaaaagacaaaagctGTTTAATTCCATTAAAATGAGAtatctagggccagccctgtggcttagcggttaagtgcgcgcgctccgctactggcggcccgggtttggatcctgggcgcgcaccgacacaccgcttctccggccatgctgaggccgcgtcccacatacagcaactagaaggatgtgcagctatgacatacaactatctactggggctttggggaaaaaataaataaataaaattattaaataaataaataaataaataaatgagatacctagagtggtcaaatttatggagacagaaagtagaatggtggttgccaggggttgggggcagAAGGGAatgagttgttgtttaatgggtacagagttttataagatgaaaagagttctggagattgtaCAATCATGTGAACGTACTTAACACTAGTGAActgcacatttaaaaatggttaagatgataaattttatgttatgtgtattttacctcaattttaaaaattgagatgaa encodes:
- the TEX46 gene encoding testis-expressed protein 46, which gives rise to MLGELMSLFRTLHGILASSGTIGALVAWLISYKAAFFGFLFLLLLLSNWLVKYELKLTPSEPQQDKILERLMFSEMKLKVLENQMFIVWNKMDRHKRSGRRRTFPTGRHRIRKHESIFSIFSDCTSNSP